The genomic interval TTATACGTCTTGATAATTCTTCAAAATGCTATAAGCGAGTTTTTCTTTTGGAATGAATTTGGAGTAAAATACAACTTTATTGCAGTTAATTACTTGATTTACACAAATGAAGTAATTGGAAACATTATGCAGTCTTATCCGGTTATTCCAATATTTTCTGCATTATTTATTATCACTGGAATTATTACTTTTTTCATTATTAAGAAATCAAAGAACTATATTGAAGAGATTCCGACAATTCAAGAAAAGCTTAAAATTACAGCAATTTATGGTGTTTTATTCTTAGCCTCTATATTTGCGATTCCATCATTGGCAAAGACGGAAAATTCTAAAAATATTTTTGTGAATGAATTGCAGGCAAATGGTATTTACAAATTCTATTTAGCCTTTCAGAATAACAAATTAGACTATTTCAAATTCTACAAAACAATCCCAAATAATGAAGCTTTTGCACTTTTAAAACAGCAATTACAAGCGATTTCTGGACAAAATACTTTACGTGAAATAAAAGATGATTCTATCGAAAAATGTAAAAATGTAGTTCTAATTACAGTGGAAAGTTTAAGTGCTGATTTCATGAAAATGTATGGAAACAAAGAAAATATCATGCCATTTCTGGATAGTTTAGCACAAAAAAGCTTATTGTTTACCAATGTATACGCAGCAGGAAACCGCACCGTTCGCGGACTTGAAGCGGTTACTTTGTGTTTGCCTCCGACGGCTGGTGAAAGTGTTGTGAAAAGAGAAGACAATAAAAATAAATTTTCTACAGGATCTGTTTTTCAAAAAAAGGGTTATAATGTAAAATTTATGTATGGCGGAGATGCTTTTTTTGATAACATGCAGGATTTTTATTCTGGAAACGGTTATCAAATTATAGACAAATCGAGTTTTAAGCCAAACGAAATTACGTTTTCTAATGTTTGGGGAGTTTGTGATGAAGATATGTACAACAAAGCAATCAAAATCATGAACGTTGAAGCGAAGCAAAATAAGCCTTTTTTCAATCATATAATGACGGTTAGCAACCACAGACCTTTTACTTATCCTAACAATAAAATTGATATTCCTGGAGATATTAAATCAAGAAATGGCGGTGTAAAATATACTGATTATGCTTTGCGCCAGTTTTTTAATCAAGCTAAAAAACAAGCATGGTTCGAAAATACTGTATTTGTGATTGTTGCAGATCATTGCGCGTCAAGTGCTGGAAAAACAGAACTTCCGTTAGATAAATATCGAATTCCGGCTTTAATTTACGATCCGACTTCTAAACCTGAAAAATGCAATAAATTAATGTCGCAAATTGATATTATGCCAACTTTATTTGGTTTATTAAATTTTGATTACCAAAGTAAGTTTTTCGGACATGATGTTTTTGAATCTGATTATAAACCTAGGGCTTTTATTGCGACCTATCAGGATTTAGGATTGATAAAAGACAATATTTTGACGATTTTATCTCCTAAACAGCAAATAAAACAATTTCAATTAGAATTAAAACCCGATGTTAATCTTTCTCCTGAATATCAAATCCATTACAACGAAATTCCGTTAAAAGTTGAAAACAAAGATTTAATAAATGAAACCATTTCATATTATCAATCAGCTTCTTATGTATTGAAAGAAAAAGAATATCAGCTAAAAGACTTAAGTTTAAACGCCAAAAATGCTAAGTTATACGCAAAACTTCATTAATAGAAAAAGCCTCAAAATCATTAAGAATTTGAGGCTTTTATTTTTATTTTCAGTTAGACTAGAAATAAAAATTAATCATTTTGATTTCTCATTCCGAACAAATCTCCTTTTTGAAAAAGATCCCAGTCTTCCTTTAATGCTTTAGCATTTCTTTTTGTTACTTCAGGAGAATCTAAATCACTTAAATCAGGTTTTCCAGCATCTACCCACGCAGTATACCAGAAACTTGCCGTTGCTGTTATTGCCTTTTTCATTTGGCTTTCTACCATTCCGTTTAATTGCTCATGCAGTTTTTTAGCATATTCATCAGAGAAAACAGCTGTATTGTATTTACTTTTCAATACTTTGCCTTCCGCATCCATTTTAAAAACTTGGTTTTCTGGCGTCGCGGTTCTCAGTTTTTTATCAATATCTAATAAAGGTTGCGCCAAACTGTGTGTATCGTTTATCATATCCCAAATTGCTTTGTGAACATCTTCATAATGATGAGCATAAGGCACATTCAGTTTATAATTTTTAGCAAATAATTCTGGAAGTCTGCTCTCCCAAAGAGAATGAATTCCTTTTTGATCGCTTAATTGCCCGTCGTGATTTGCAGAAGTATGCAGTGGCATGTGCGCATCACCAATATAATGGCCTAAATCTGCTGCCAAAAATAAGATCTCCGCTCTATTTTTGTCTTTAAAAGCTTTTGTCAATTTCACCATCATATCTTCAATATACCAAGGTAAAATTCCGTTATCGCTCAAAAATTTAGCGTCATATTTTTTCTTTGCTTCTTCTAAATTTTTTGGGTAACTATCTGCCGAGCCAAAATTTTCCATATCAAAATAATGTCTTGGACCTTCATCTTTATAACTTAAAGCGTATTTACGGATATCTGGTACTGAAGCTTCCTGTGTGATAAAATCAATGTGATTATAAAAGAAAGTCTGAAGAGGATGCGGTAATGCCATTACAGCTGCTTTATTAATTCTTTCATGTCCTACAATTCCCCAGGATAAAGTAAAAAAACCAACAATTAAAGCACACAACGCTATTAATTTTGGTCTCATTTGGATTTTTTTCATTTGTTTTTTTTATTAGAGGGAGCAAATTTAGCTTTAATTAGAGAATACGCAAAAAATACTGTTATTAAGATTATATTAATTTCACTTTTTGAGTTTTTTGATTCCTGAAAGTAGCATAAGTTCAAATTAACAATAATTTTCTTCATACATTTGTTTTGATTAAATGACACCATTTTATGCGCCAGATTATTTTAAACTTATTTCTGCTAATTTCTGCTCTATCTTTTGCACAAGAAAATGATTTACAACTTAAAAACGTCAGCGACACTATATTAAACCCAAAAAGAATTCTCAAAGTTTCCGATCCATTAAATAGTGAAAAGACAATGCAAATGCTATTTCCTGGCAACTTATACCATCTTGCCGATAAAAATACTTTTGTAAGCTGGAAATGCAAATCCTGCAGTCCATCACCTTTTCTAGATGTAAATGGTGTCGAAGGCGATCAATTATTTCCATATACAGAAGGTGTTGCTACGAGACTTCGTACTACGATTGATTATTCAGATTCTAAGGGAAATCAATTCAAAATATTAGCTTTCAACCATTCTGTTCATGATGAAGACGGACTTCAAACTGGACGTTTTTCTGGCGGATTACTAGGTTTGGCAAAATTTGCAAAAAATGGCAATTCTTGGGAAATGAGATCTTTTCAGCCTGCAGTTGCTGCTTTTGGTGCTTTTGCACAATGTCCGACTCCAAAATTAGTTGAAATCGGAGAAGATCAGTTTGCTTTTACTTTAATTCATGCAAATGGTGGTGCTGGCGGCGCTTACGAAGGTTATCTTTACCTCATTGCTGGTTTTGGCGGAAAATATCAACCAATTTTAGAAGTCAATAATTATCAGTTAACCAATTCTTCTTTTATCGCTTGGAGCGGATCTTATAAAGTTGTAAATGATAATTCTAAGAAACATTTTAGAGACATCATCATTACCACAAAAGGAACTTATAACATAAAGGCAAGAGGCGAAGATGAATTTGACGTTGAATTTCCTGAAGAAATTGCAACTATGGCAAAAACCAAAAAGGCATTTAATTTTGAGATTGAAAGACGTTTTGTGTTTAAAAGTAAATTTTATAAAATGATAGACAAACCAATTGTCAAATTCTCTAATGTGAAATAATTACCCTAGATAAACAATTGATACCAAAGCTAAAACAGCAATAAATATCCAAAGCATAACTCCTTGCAAGAAAGGCTTCACTCCTACTTTTTTTAAAGTTGTAAAATTTAAAGTTGCTCCAATCAGAAAGAGCGTAATTGTTAATCCGATTTTAGCAATACCTACAAGATGCGCAGAAAAAATTGCCGTTGCGGGAAAATAAGTATTTAAGAGCATTGCCAGAATAAACAAACCAATGAAATATGGAATTTTTATTTTTGTTCCGACGATTCGGGATTGTTTCTTGAAGAGAAAAGCCGTCAGCAAAGAAATCGGAATAATCCATAAGGCTCTTGCCACTTTTACTGTTGTTGCCACTTGCAAAGCTTCTGCACCGTATTTATTTGCCGCTCCAACAACCGAACTCGTGTCATGAATGGCTATCGCGCACCACAAACCAAAATCTTTTTGAGATAAATCTAATTGATGTCCGATAAAAGGAAAAACAAACAAAGCGATAGAATTCAATATAAAAATCACTCCCAAAGCAATAGAAGTCTGATTTTCATTTGATTTTATAACCGGTGTAATTGCAGCAATTGCACTTCCACCGCAAATTGCAGTTCCGCAAGAAATTAAATGAGATGTTTTTTTATCGGTTTTCAACCATTTGCCTAATAGAAAACCGAAGACTAAAGTACTGAAAATTGAGAATATTGTTAGAACAAATCCTTCTTTTCCTGCTGATATTGCACTATTTGCATTCATACCAAACCCCAAACCGACAACAGAAAACTGCAATAAAAATGTGATGGCTTTGCTATTAAATTCAGCAAAAGGATTTCCGAAGACGTTCACAAGTACAACTCCCAATAATAATGCTATTGGAGGTGAAATTATTGAAAAAATGCTTAACAGAATTACAGCCAAAAAAAGCGCTTGCTGCAAAAAGTGATTAATTTCGAATAATTGTGATGCTGAGTGTTGTTTTGTTTTCAAAATAAAGGTAATTGATATTTACCCTGCAAAGTTCCATCGTTTATATTGAAAACGCCAATCGTAAATTACAATTGACTATAACTTCAAGTTATAATGACTTGCTAAATTCTGAATAAAAAGCTCTGATAAAGAATCTGATTTTCCTTGTAAAGTGATGATGTAAAAATATCTCTCGATTGATAAATCTTCTACATCTAAAACGATTAATTCTTTATTTTTCAATTCTTTACTTACAGCATGAATTGACATAAACGCAAAACAATCAGAATTAAGCAAATATGATTTTATGCTTTCTGTACTTCCTAACTGCATTTCGATTTGTAAATCTGTAAATTTCACTCCAGCTTTTTTTAATGCAAATTCTATAACTTCAAGTGTTCCAGAACCACGTTCTCGAGTGATGAATTTCATTGATTTTAAGTCGTTTATTGAAATTTCATTTTGCTTTACGAATGGATTTTTACTATTGCAAACCAAAACCAATTCGTCTTTTAAAAAGGGAATATATTTTATCGACTGATTCTTAGATTGTCCTTCAACAATTCCGATTTCGATTTCTTTGTTGATTAAGGCATTTTCGATTTGTTCCGTATTTCCATTCAGCAAATTGACTTTTATGTCTTTTTGCTTTTGATGAAAACTCGCCAAAACTGGAGATATAATGTATTGTGAAATAGTTGTACTCGCTCCTAATCTCAATAAACCTTGACGTTCTTTGTTAAACGAACTCATTTCAAAGTCTATTTCTCGGTAAATATCAAAAATACTTTTGGTATATTTTAGCAGAATCTTTCCTGCTGGAGTTAAAGCAATTTTAGAACCGTTTCGTTCAAAAAGTTTGGTTTTATAAGTTTCTTCAAGTTCTTGGATATGTTTGGAAACTGCTGGCTGGGTAATATACAATTCTGTTGCCGCTTTAGTAAAATTAAGGCGGAGCGCAACGGTGTAAAATACTTTTAGCCTGAAATCCATTGGTTTTATTTTTATTATTCTATTTCAGAATTATCATCTGATTTTTTTTGGCCTAAAGAACTTTTAACATTTAAGGATGTAACTACTTTTTTTCCAGTTTTAGATTCTAATTCTTTTAATGCTACCTTTGCTACATTTCCTCCTTGTTCCGCAACTAACATATTATCCTCAAAACTTTCCGGATTTATTGCTTTTGAAATATCTGTAGTAGAAGCTTCTGCTAACATGTTTAAAATCAGCTCCGTATTACTCATGTTATCACGAAGATTTTCTTTCTTTAGTCCTTTAAGTATTTTATACTCTTTAGTTGTATTTCCAGACCAAGCTTTAGAAATAATATCTGTTAAAGTAGCAAACTGAATTCCTTCGCTAATACCTCTATTTTTCCATTCGTTAGTCAATTCTTTTCTAACTTCTATACTTTTTAATCGCTGATTAATCCAGCTTTCAGAATAACCTAAATTTAGATATTGTTCTAATGCTCTATCTATTGAAAGTTCAGGATCTTGCATTTCATCTAAACGCTCTGATGCAATTTGAGCAAGCCATAATTTAAACGGCTCCGCATTTGCTGATGGAATAGATTGTATTAAACGAAAAAGCTGTTCAGTATCTGCAACATCTGTTATTCGCATTTTTCCATCAGCAGCCTTCATTTTCAAACCGTGACAATTCGTCACAGTTTCATTTCCTTCTGCTTTTAATCGTTGTTTCAGCTTACGCCAATAGGCAGATGCATCAACACTCTCTGTTAATACAGCAACAACATCAATAATTGAAAAATACCATTTTTCTTCTTCTTGATTCCAAACGGTTCTAACTTTTTTCTCCTCAAACAACTGTATTCCTTCCATATGTTTCATATTTAAGTTATATAAAACTCATTCTCGATTTATCTTCATTTCGTCTTTAAATGCGATTTCAAAAACGACACAATTTTTTTTCTTCTTTAAACCTTTGCAACTTAATTAAAGCAATCCATTATATTTTCTAACAAACCATTCTATAGTCAATAAAATGGCAATTAAAATTAATAACCAAACCCAGTCAATAATTGGCGTTTTGCTAGAAATATTCTTTTCAATTGATTTGTATTCTGAATTTTCTAAAAGTGTATTAATCAATTGATCTGCTTGATTTTCAAAGAAAGCTTTTCCTCCCGTCTGTTGTGCTAATTGCTGTAGTTTTACGACATCAGGATTTACAAATTGTTTTTCAATATCAAAATCTAGAATTTCAAAATGACTTGTGTATGAAGTATTTGAGTTTATTTCTTTTACTATAAAGTTATATTTTCCAGCTGGAAGTCCTTCTAAATTCGCTGAAAAAGAATTGCTTCCCTTTAGTAAATCGTAATTTTTGGTTTGTTTGGTCGCAGCATTTACAACACTAATTGTAAGTCTCGCTTTTTCATCAAACTCGTAATTTTTGTTAAAATATTGCGCGTTGATAATAATCTCTTCTCCAGAATTATAAAAACTTTCATGTGTGACCACTAAAGATTTTTTTGAATTTGAAGATGCTAAATATTGAATAATTTTGTCAATAAAAATATCATATTTTTCGAAGGATTGATTGTCAATGTGACTTTGCAAACGCCATTTCCAACTATTTTCTCCTAAAAGAAAAGCGGTTCTTTTTCCTTGATTTTCGGCGAAAGCCAATAATGGCGCATTTGTAGAAACGTTTCTAATTTTTGATGAAAGTAAAATTGATACGTTTCCATTAACATTTATATTACCGAATGGATTTTGCAATGGTGGAAAATTTTCAAAGCCAATATCGTCAATTGCAAAAAGATTAAAATCAGAATGAAATTCGTTTAAAAAATCTTCGCGTTGCCCGCTCATTTTAAAAACTAAATTATTCTGCTGTTGATTTAAGAAATTAAAATCGGTATTGTTTCCTGTAATAATAAAGGTGTTTGTTCCCTTTAGTTTGCTGTTATCAAAAATAACTTTAAAAGCTGTTGTTGGCTGATACAAAACCAAAACAGATACGTCTTGTAAATCATTAATTTGATTCGGTTTAACTAATATTACTTTACGTTGTGCGTTAACTTCAATAGAACGT from Flavobacterium sp. YJ01 carries:
- a CDS encoding LTA synthase family protein, with amino-acid sequence MNIFKKLSPFYNLALLYFIVSFTLRIVLLFHPITQSSFTFSESLKIFGLGLISDFFVFVLSASFLWLYLIFISNSKYNKPYGYFILAGFVLALIYVASGKSIFDEYGGALPKIVLIFISIKTALFALFLFAPKFKNKIRFWLFAFVIFLYVLIILQNAISEFFFWNEFGVKYNFIAVNYLIYTNEVIGNIMQSYPVIPIFSALFIITGIITFFIIKKSKNYIEEIPTIQEKLKITAIYGVLFLASIFAIPSLAKTENSKNIFVNELQANGIYKFYLAFQNNKLDYFKFYKTIPNNEAFALLKQQLQAISGQNTLREIKDDSIEKCKNVVLITVESLSADFMKMYGNKENIMPFLDSLAQKSLLFTNVYAAGNRTVRGLEAVTLCLPPTAGESVVKREDNKNKFSTGSVFQKKGYNVKFMYGGDAFFDNMQDFYSGNGYQIIDKSSFKPNEITFSNVWGVCDEDMYNKAIKIMNVEAKQNKPFFNHIMTVSNHRPFTYPNNKIDIPGDIKSRNGGVKYTDYALRQFFNQAKKQAWFENTVFVIVADHCASSAGKTELPLDKYRIPALIYDPTSKPEKCNKLMSQIDIMPTLFGLLNFDYQSKFFGHDVFESDYKPRAFIATYQDLGLIKDNILTILSPKQQIKQFQLELKPDVNLSPEYQIHYNEIPLKVENKDLINETISYYQSASYVLKEKEYQLKDLSLNAKNAKLYAKLH
- a CDS encoding zinc dependent phospholipase C family protein, yielding MKKIQMRPKLIALCALIVGFFTLSWGIVGHERINKAAVMALPHPLQTFFYNHIDFITQEASVPDIRKYALSYKDEGPRHYFDMENFGSADSYPKNLEEAKKKYDAKFLSDNGILPWYIEDMMVKLTKAFKDKNRAEILFLAADLGHYIGDAHMPLHTSANHDGQLSDQKGIHSLWESRLPELFAKNYKLNVPYAHHYEDVHKAIWDMINDTHSLAQPLLDIDKKLRTATPENQVFKMDAEGKVLKSKYNTAVFSDEYAKKLHEQLNGMVESQMKKAITATASFWYTAWVDAGKPDLSDLDSPEVTKRNAKALKEDWDLFQKGDLFGMRNQND
- a CDS encoding putative sulfate exporter family transporter encodes the protein MKTKQHSASQLFEINHFLQQALFLAVILLSIFSIISPPIALLLGVVLVNVFGNPFAEFNSKAITFLLQFSVVGLGFGMNANSAISAGKEGFVLTIFSIFSTLVFGFLLGKWLKTDKKTSHLISCGTAICGGSAIAAITPVIKSNENQTSIALGVIFILNSIALFVFPFIGHQLDLSQKDFGLWCAIAIHDTSSVVGAANKYGAEALQVATTVKVARALWIIPISLLTAFLFKKQSRIVGTKIKIPYFIGLFILAMLLNTYFPATAIFSAHLVGIAKIGLTITLFLIGATLNFTTLKKVGVKPFLQGVMLWIFIAVLALVSIVYLG
- a CDS encoding LysR family transcriptional regulator; amino-acid sequence: MDFRLKVFYTVALRLNFTKAATELYITQPAVSKHIQELEETYKTKLFERNGSKIALTPAGKILLKYTKSIFDIYREIDFEMSSFNKERQGLLRLGASTTISQYIISPVLASFHQKQKDIKVNLLNGNTEQIENALINKEIEIGIVEGQSKNQSIKYIPFLKDELVLVCNSKNPFVKQNEISINDLKSMKFITRERGSGTLEVIEFALKKAGVKFTDLQIEMQLGSTESIKSYLLNSDCFAFMSIHAVSKELKNKELIVLDVEDLSIERYFYIITLQGKSDSLSELFIQNLASHYNLKL
- a CDS encoding Bro-N domain-containing protein, with the protein product MEGIQLFEEKKVRTVWNQEEEKWYFSIIDVVAVLTESVDASAYWRKLKQRLKAEGNETVTNCHGLKMKAADGKMRITDVADTEQLFRLIQSIPSANAEPFKLWLAQIASERLDEMQDPELSIDRALEQYLNLGYSESWINQRLKSIEVRKELTNEWKNRGISEGIQFATLTDIISKAWSGNTTKEYKILKGLKKENLRDNMSNTELILNMLAEASTTDISKAINPESFEDNMLVAEQGGNVAKVALKELESKTGKKVVTSLNVKSSLGQKKSDDNSEIE